In Micropterus dolomieu isolate WLL.071019.BEF.003 ecotype Adirondacks linkage group LG17, ASM2129224v1, whole genome shotgun sequence, one genomic interval encodes:
- the LOC123986385 gene encoding olfactory receptor 49-like — protein MIVMSLYMLIVGANLLLIVVICMNRSLHEPMYLFLCSLFVNELYGSTGLFPFLLLQILSDIHTVSVPFCFLQIFCLYTYAGVEFANLAIMSYDRYLAICYPLQYNTRMTFKKVVLLIGVSWLCPFLINVVTASLRVPLQLCGNIINKVFCDNYSVVKLACSDTTVNNIYGLISASLSIVGPVSLILYTYVKILKVCFSGSKQTRQKAVSTCTPHLASLLNFSFGCFFEVLQSRFNMNSVPNMLRIFLSLYFLTCQPLFNPHCMWA, from the exons atGATTGTCATGTCTTTATATATGTTAATTGTTGGTGCCAATCTTCTGCTCATTGTGGTTATCTGTATGAACAGAAGCTTACATGAACCTATGTACCTTTTTCTGTGCAGCCTGTTTGTAAATGAGCTGTATGGTAGTACAGGGTTGTTTCCATTCCTTCTGCTTCAGATTCTCtctgacattcacactgtttctGTTCCCTTTTGTTTCCTGCAGATTTTCTGTTTGTATACATATGCAGGTGTAGAATTTGCCAACTTAGCCATCATGTCTTATGACAGATATCTTGCTATCTGTTATCCTTTACAATATAACACACGTATGACATTTAAGAAGGTTGTCCTGCTTATTGGTGTATCATGGTTATGCCCATTTCTTATAAATGTTGTCACAGCATCTTTGCGAGTCCCTTTACAGCTGTGTGGGAACATCATTAACAAAGTGTTCTGTGACAACTACTCAGTTGTTAAACTGGCCTGCTCTGACACCACAGTCAATAACATTTATGGACTCATTTCTGCTTCTCTTTCTATCGTAGGTCCTGTATCTCTAATCCTTTACACTTACGTGAAGATtcttaaagtgtgtttttctggcTCTAAACAGACCAGACAAAAAGCTGTCAGTACCTGCACTCCTCACCTTGCTTCTCTCTTGAacttttcttttggttgtttctttgAAGTATTACAGAGTAGGTTTAACATGAACAGTGTACCAAACATGTTGagaatatttttatcattatatttCCTTACATGTCAGCCCCTTTTCAACCCT CACTGCATGTGGGCTTAA